GCGCCTGCTCCACGCCCTTCGTCAGCGCGCCGTCCAGCCCCACCCGGGACCGCGACGCCTACCTGCCCCACCACGCCGCCTGCTTCTACAGCGCCCCGGCCAGCCCCACCCGCGGGGGCGCCAAGGacttcggcgccgccgccggcctcctcgACTTCGACTTCGACTTCTCGTCGCGGTTCCcgtcgccctccgccgccgccatgtcGTCCGCCGACGAGCTCTTCTGCAACGGCCAGATCCGCCccgtccgcctcgccgccgcgctgcTCCAGCCGCAGCAGCCCCACGGGGGCGCCAAAGCGGCGCCCGGcgccgcggaggaggaggaggaggaggacggcggcggcggcatcggcGCCGTGCCCGACGAGCGCGGGCGCGTCCGGGGCCGCTCCGTGCGCCGGAAGGCGCGGTCCATGTCCCCGTTCCGCACGCACTGGAGGAGGTCGCCGGCCCCAGCGCCTCAGGCGCCCGCGCCGGAGAACGAGCCCGCTGCCGACGAGGAGCAGGCGGCCGCGGTGACCCCCGCGGCGTCGCGctcgtcgtcctcctcgtccaccgcgtcctccgcctcgtcggcctcgtcctcgtcctcctccaggGGCTCCCGCCGCTGGGGCGGGTTCCTCAAggacctcctccaccgcagcaagTCCGACGGCGGCAAGACCCACCACCACTCGCACCTTCCCACGGGTCCAGTCCCGCCAACATCGCCGTCCCCAGCCGCGGCTCCGAAGCGGAGCCCGTCGCCCTCGCCGTctccgtcgccggcggcgacgacgacgaggacctTGGGCCACcgtggcgggcggcggaggtccgcgCACGAGCGGCTGTACGAGGCGCGCCGGGCCGAGGCGGAGGAGATGAGGCGGCGCACGAACCTGCCGTACCGGCAGGGCTTCCTCCTCTTCGGCTGCATCGGGCTCGGCCACCGCAGCTACGGCGCCGTCCACGGCCTCGCCCGCGGGctcaacgccgccgccgccgtctcctcccGGTCGTGACTCGCGACCGGGCCGTGGCGGCACTGCCCTGCGCTTGGAGCTCCGCCCTGCTCGGCTCACCTGGGGTTGTGATGTGATGCGACTCTGCTGCTGGTCGCTGTCACTGTGGAAGTGATTAGTTGGTTAATCTAGTGCCAAGAACTGCAAAAAAGATGCATAGAAAAGTAGTAGCTAGTAGGAGATGATGTTCTTTTGCGTTGCGTTGCGATCTATAGCTTCGTGTAAGGATTTCGGGGTGATGTCAACCAGCTCGTTCATCCGGTGGAAATTAGTTGCTATCACTGATTTCTCTGCTTGTTCATCCGTAACCTGAAAACTCGAAGCCTTCAACATTTGATGAACTTCATGTAGCATCTCTGATTGGGCCTTGTTGAGGAAGGAATACCGAACAAAAGCATGTGTATAGTCTCGCGTTCTTCCTCTGTTCACTGCACAACTCCTCTGTCCACCTTCAGCTGCCTTTCACTCGCTGTTCGTTCTCAAAATTCTTGCAGAGGCATCAGGCAATCAGGCAAAGTCATTCTGGCAGGAACTTGGAGCATTTCGTCTTGCAGGTTTTACCAGTTTCCTTGTTTGGAGAGGATTTCAGTTCGGCAACCGTACAGCAGCTGCTTCTGTTTCAGTtcgagcagagcagggagaGGTAGCTGAAAACGGTTGCTGGATCCGGGGGGAGGAAAGGAACCGATTCAGCTGTGCCGGATTGAACACGCATGTCTCATTTGCTCACAACAAACTTGTCCCTTTCACCCAAGTTCCCCCCTTTCACTTCGACACATCCAAATCAAAACCTCTTTTTTTTCCCCATCAACAAAAAGCAGCGGTTTTTGCACCAACGGAGAAAGGTTGACAAGAGTAATCAGGCGTAACCGTTAGAGGAGTCGAAACGGAAAGAAGATGAAGAACCGCGTGGCCCAAAGCTCATGTCAAGAGCGCAGGTTTTACAGGGATCGATGGAAAGAAAAAGCGGGGCACGCCTTCTTCTCCAAATCTTCCTCCCCTCGCTTTCGCCTTCACACCGGAGCGAAGCCACCGCCATTCTTTTCCTCCTCCTTCCTTCACTAGCTGCTCTGGCTATTTTTTTTTAACATGAGCTATTTTAGAGGATAGGCGACAGGCTCAAGTACGCGTCACGTGACGGATGACATGTCGTTTTTACCCCCCATcggccatctctctctctctctctgccttTGCCTCGGGGCCAGTAATTGTAACCTCAAGGGAAGGGATGGCGGCAGCatggctgccgccgcccgccggccgcggTAAATCAGCCTTTGGGTGCGTTTACTTTTACCCGCCCAAGGTAACCGAACAAACGGCCTTTTCACTGCCCTGGCGCGACCTGTCCGGCCGCACCTGCGTGCACCAGCATCGGGGACTCTGCAGCGTATCTTTATATTAAGAGAGAAATGATAGTGCAAATATAAGAAAGCCAGCCTAGAATGAGAGCAGCCGGGTTGAAAAAAGAAACTATTACAAAAGAGGGTAAAAGAGCAGTAAACCCTTTTGCCCCTGTGGACTGCTAAAGATGGGCTTCATCTTTGAAAGCTTGGAGAGCTActtgcagatttggaggtgaACCCTCAAAAACACAAGCATTTCTATGCTTCCAAAGTACCCAGGCGTCCAGAATACAGAGGGAATTGAACCCCTTTCTAAGTGATTTCTGAATCTTCTTTTCTGCTTTCAACCACCAGTTGCGAAGGTATCCCTTCTTGTGGGTGTTAAATTGATCAAACTAAGAGGCTGCAACACAGCGTACAAGAACTGCCTTGCAAAGACGCAAGAAGTGAGGATGTGTTGGGTCGTTTCCTCTCTTAATCGCAGAGGGGGCAACGCTCCGGATGAGGCATCCCTCTTTTTTGTAAACGATCCGCAGTCCAACAACGATTCCGAATGGCCAGCCACACAAAAAGTTTTGCATTTTTCATTTCCAAGTTTTCTTCCATGGCCCAAAAGTAATGGCTCCAACAAAGAAATTTCTGTACGCCGATTTCGTAGAGAATAAACCTGAAGCTTCGGGCTTCCAACGATGTATAACAGGTCCCAAAGATAAAGATATTCTGCTAGACCGCGCCATCCCAGTGCACTTCTAATGTCTGCTACCCAAGCATGATCATGTAGCGCCTCATTTACTTTTCTCCGTTTTCTTATTCTTAAGGGCACACAACGGACTACCTCCGGAGCCAGCTCCTCTAGTCTGCACCCGTGTAGCCAGCGATCGCTCCAAAAAGGAGTATCCCTTCCATTCCCCACTGTAGTTTCAATTGAAATGGCAAGCATAACGGCTGTATTGTTGTAGACCAGGATTTTCAGACCAGCCCAATGCCGGTCAGGTTTGGTTTTATCGAGCCAAAGCCACCTCAACTGTAGTGCCCACCCCAAAACCACAAAGTTGTGGATGCCCAGTCCTCCAAGGTCGATAGGTCGCATGACGTTTTCCCAAGCCACTAGACAACAACCACCATTAGTACTCTTTCTTCCAATCGACAAGAATCCCTTTCGGATTTTATCAACACTCCGCAGGAACCACTTGGGTACTTTGATCGCCACCAGTATATAAACGGGGATGGCAGTGAGCACGAAACGTGTTAACACTGCCCGACCAGCTGAAGTCAATAGTGATGCTTTCCATCCTGGCAGTTTGCTGGCGATCTTCTCCATCCAGACGAACAAGTCACCCCTTCTCAGCTTCTTGTCAGAAATAGGTAAACCCAAATAAGTAGTGGGAAAGCTAGCAGTGCTGCACTGCAGATTGTTGTTTACCATCTCTCCAATATCCTCGCTACATTGTATGGGAATCACACAACTTTTCTGCAGATTGGTTTGACGTCCCGAAGCTTCTCCAAAAGTTTGCAAGATGTTTTTTGTTAGCTGGAGATCTGCATCAATCGAGCAGATAAACAGTGCCACATCATCTGCATAAAGTGAGACCCTTTGCCTAGATGAAAGTAAGGGTGCAAGCAGTCCCTCCGAGTCTGCCTTGACAAATAAACTGTTCAGCACATCCATGACTAGGATAAATAGCATTGGGGAGAGTGGATCCCCTTGGCGCAGCCCTCGTTGATGATAAATGGATTCCCCTGGTTCTCCATCGAGTAAAATCTGGGTCGAGGCTGACTGCAGCAAATTTGAGATTAAAGTGCGCCGGGTAGGACCAAAACCCAAATGTCCCAAAATTTCTAGCAAGAAAGTCCAGTCCACCGAGTCAAAAGCTCTGGAGATGTCCAGCTTTAGTTTAGGAAAAGACTAGATATCTTTCGTTGGTGGAGTAATTTGACAGTATGCTGCACCAACATATAATTGTCGGTGGTAATTAAACAACTAATAACAGGGCGATCGCAGGCTAATAGCAAAGTCCAAGCAGAGGTGAAAAActattttttcttttgaaagGAAAGAGGTGAAAAACTGTTGCTCTGTTGCTGGAGTTACCTTACCTTGCGCCTTGCGGTGCAGCCTCGGATGCTTGCGTCGTGGAGGCTTGTCGCCCAAGCTCCTTCCTCCTCTACCGCGGCGTGCCTGAGCGCGTGCGTGCGTGTGCTGCAGGGAGGTGACCTCCCGTGAGAAGTCAAGGCGTGCCCAGCAGGCCAGCACACACCACAGCAGTCAACAACGGCTTAGCTCTCCACACTAACCACTTAAAAGTGTACTGTTATACTGTACCATCAGTGATTTTTCTTCCCTGAGGTTAACAGCGTCAGTGATATGCAGCCAGAGATTTATACTCAAACTCGAAGGCTCCAACAACAGTGAAGCTTTTTAACCCGGTTTCGGCTGGAGACTGGAGAGGGACAGTGGCAAAAGAGGGGAAGTACAGTGCGTTGGTGGAGCAACGCTGCAGCAGTGACCATTACGGCCGGCCTTTGAAGCCGAGCTGctgctgacgccttggtaaaGTCCACGGGCTCCACACCACTCACCATAGCCTGTTGGCTGCTACTGTGTGCAGTGCAAGGCACCTTCATTTCATTTCACTTCATCTCATCTCACCTCACCTCCAACAGTCACAGGTCACACAGGTCACCACCACTACTACTACCCCCTGCACAAGGAAAGTCCCAgcgcctgctctgctccccctgcCAGGCAGTAAAAAAGATCACGAGGCCACGCAGCAGCCTCTGATGGACGGACGGATGTGACAACACCTGTCTCGCCACAGTAACACCACACCCCCCCATCACCTCATGCCCCATCCATCCGTCGTCTGGCAACGTTCCTTCCCCACGCAGCGCAGGCCAGGCTCagcagcgccgcgccgcgccgtcgtgTCGCCGTCCGCCGAGGCACGCCGGCGCGAAGGCCGGGGACGGCATGGCTGAGGGCTGACGCAGCAGCTGGGACGACGAGACGAGCCGACGAGGGGTGGCCATGCCGTTTTGCTGGGAGCATATCCAGCCGGTGGTGGGGATGAGGACGGCAGCTCCAGTGCCGGAGCTTGCTTGAGATCGAGTTGGGTGGTGGGGGTGACCTGACCGGACCTGAAGAATGTTGTGCTGGGCCAAAGGGTGGGCCACACCGCCCATGccccggccgctgccgctcgACATGGCCGGCCGGGAATCTGTGCGCATCAGGAGATCAGCTAGCGACGGTAAAAATAAAATGCAGACAGGTCAAATGTGGGGGTAAGGAAAAACAGGATTACCTACCACCAGCTCTCTCTGTCAACGAGTTAGTACTAACCGCGTGGACCATGGGAGTAAGCTGGACGATGGAGGAGCTGGGGCCCACATTGACTTTCACTAACCGCGTGGACCATCGGAGTCCTTGACTGATCATGAAGACGATAGATAAAAAGGGGGTACTGGCCACGTACCTCGAGTGCTGTGACCTGGCCCGGCACTCATCACACTCTAGCtagcgccagcagcagctcgGCCACCAGCTTTCCTCCCAATCATCTTCACTCGTCACTGGCACGCACCACCAACCttgtagcagcagcagctgcctcGCACAGACCCGCAAAAAGGATCCAATTATCCGATCCAAAGTGTAGGTAGATTCCGATCATTGCCATGGCGCAAAAGAAGAACcaagaaggaaagaaagataCAGTTTAGGTAGTGGCTGGGTTCCTATCATTGCCACGGCACAAAAGAAACGGAAAAAAGACCCGGCTTTTATATGGATAAACTTTGCAGGTAGAGAGcgagagagggaaaaaaaaaagaagaaaaggctgGCTGACCTGACCCGACCCTGGCCTCCAGCTCCAATGGCGAGATCCAACGAGATCGCCGTGGCGCTAAAGAAACAGAAGGATACAGCATGCATGGCACTACGGCAGCAAGCACTACCACTTGATCATTGCAGCGCCACATTCTTCATCATCAGTAGACTCCTTTTCGAGCATCCCAaattatatttatatatacatataattTGTCCAGCACATGATTGCTGGTATTTTATCCAGCTGACGATACTTGTGACGGATTAAGAATCCAAGTGGAGTTGGTTCATGAACACAAAATCTACTGCCCCGATCCTCTGTGGTTCGTGTCCGGAGGCCGCGTATCCCCGGGAGCCGATCCTTGCACCCCACGACCTGGACCGCCGGCGGTCGAGGAGACGTTGCCGAGGTCAACGCCTGTCGCTCCCCCGGctccggcggccggccggcaggcCTTGCGCGCAACCGCCGCGCCGATCCCCAGGCGGCGCGACACGAGCAGCCGGCCATTGAGCTCGGCAGCTGCTGGTGCTGGGAGTAAAGAACGGGGCACTAGCAGCAGCAGGTTGATGGGCAGTGGATAAAACAAAGTCTGGATGGATGGTGCACGCAGAAACAAATGGCGGTGCCCTggctcctctcctcctccttgcAGCAGTTGTGGGGGACCTGCATCAAAATGAGAGCAGGGTTAGAGAGAATCCAAAGGTGCCTTGCATGTGCCTCTGATCCTGATGCAAACAAGAGTATCTTCTTTCCACTCATCAAGAAAAAAAAGGGGGTAACTTGTGCACTAATTGAACAAACTTGGCACCAACTGGGAGGGAATTATGCAGTGGGCCATCGTGATTAGGCTGTGCAGAGTACTCAAGatgctttttttaaaaaaattcgaaGTAAATCAAGGTAGGGAAGGACCAGAACAAGGGTGCCTTTAAATCTGTCAGGTCATCATTCTCTACTTATACAAGCCTAGTTTTGGATGACAGTTGATTTTCTTGCCTAAGGCAGAACAGCTATGATAAAATTTAACAAAACAACTCAAGATTCCCTCATCTTGAAATGAATTACAGAGCTTAGTATGCACTTATCTGAAAAACAAGAACAACCTGAAAGGTGACCCCAGGCCATACCAGCAGAACCAGTGTTTTTCAAGAAGTGATCCACCAGCTTGATTTCAGAAGTAGCATTTCCTCATTGATTCTTGTGCCCGCTTACTTTAACCAGGAAGATCAAGGGATTTAAGTGGAACATCTCAACCTGAAGTGCACATGCTTTTTAAGAGATTTCCGCGCCTGGTTTCTGAAAGGACATAGATCCACATGTCAGCAGCACGACGCATGGGTACCAACAGCTCAATCACACCAGCTTCAGGTTCAGCAACACGATGCACAAAACATGCACTGATGAATGTGCCGGAGCTTCCATGGAAAGACAGGCAACTCAAAACCGCTCCTTTCTCACTTTGCCTCATCCTTGCACCCCTTCTTTGCGGTTTTTAAGATCAGAGATGGGGGCGACAAAGCAAAGCAAATTACTAGGAGTCCGGGGAGGGAAAGGAGGGGTTGGGGGGGTGGGGTCGCAGGACAAGGATCACAAGGCCCAACACCAGGAAATTTCCCATGAATCTAGGCGGCATCTTTTCGATTTGTTTGGTTTCTTTTCGTTGGGGGCTTCAATTGTATTGTTTCGAGCTGTCCATGTTAGGGAGCCCACAAAAGGAAAATGCCAAGGTTTTCGCTGGGCCCAGCATGTGTCTGTGTGAATATTCGGTTCCTAGTGTTTGCCGCTCTGTGACTGTGAGTGCCACAGGTACATCGCCAGATTTTTTCCTTCTGGGTCCTGGTAACAGCATAATGATACATATACATCCTCTGGCCAGTTACTTTCAGGACTCCATTTTGTGCCCACAGCCCACAGGTAAATCCTGAATTCCTGGTAGAGTGACAGTCTGCTGTCTGCACAGACAACACAAACTGTAAATTCAGAACTCTGATAACTTCCTGCATAGAACTGCCTTTTACAAATCATTATCTATTTCCAAAAATAGTTCTTTGAAGTTCTCCTTTGGCCTTGTTTTGGATACAACTACTCCCTCCCAGCACACATGGATGTTACTGAAATTGAACAAATTTTCCTGTCACTGAAACTACTTATATCAGGGAAGTAATAGTTAAGATGCCAGCATGTTGACGACGTGTGTTCTCAAAATGTGTATCTCAACTGTTTAGGATTGATGATTATATACTATACCCAACTCAGAGAACTGTTAATGGATCATTAACTTCATTGATCCCTGCTAAAAGAAGAGTTAACTGTTCAATCATTTCCTGTTTTTTCTTAAGTGAACTTTACTTAAATAGCTTTATTACAAGAAAAACTGATGCACGTGAAAACTGCACAATGTTTTGAAATAAAGGAAATCGAAGAAGGGAAGCAAACTACAAGTTCAAGATGGCAGAAAACTACAACAGTCTAGAGAATTATGAGCACATGTCAAGCTCCAGCAAACATGTGTGAACTGGTCAAGGGAAGAAGGAAAATTGAATGCTGTTCTTCGGCTAAGCAGAAGAGAAACCATGTTTAAAAAATACTTTAGTCCTTCCACAATTATGCATTGCCAATATATGACTTGTTTGGACAATATGCATAACTGACATGAGAAAACCATGATAAAAAAATTCAGTTAAACAGCACAAAAGATTTAAGCTGAATTGCCAATATGATATGTTGAATCAACAAACATAGCTTTTGCAGAATTTCTAGCACTCTCAAATTGAATTCAACTTCAAGTTCAAAAAAGGCCATAATTTCCTAGATGTCAACATTTGACAATTCTAGCGCTCCCAAATTGAATCAAAAAGGAAAAATACATTTGACAATCTCTAGCATTCCCAAATTGAATCAAATTGACGTTCAGAAAGAAAAGGCAATAATTTTGTCATCAGTATTTAAATTAATCGATTCATATCAAAAGCTGAATGTTGCATCTTTCTATATTTCCCAACTATCATATCTATTGAGATATCTAGTTCTTCTTTTGTGCTCAAAATAACCATTGAGGTAATACAACATTGGGTATGTAAGTTTATTGTAACTGAATATTCAAAAGAGCAATCACATATTCAGTACAATACCTGTACAACAAATGAAGGAAACATAGTAAAAGATGGCTCAAATATTTACCTCCAAATACTAGTCTGCATCTCTTGATAACATTGGTTGACGCATGGAACTTTTCCTTCCAAAATGAAACCCAGCATTTTGCCTTCAAAACTTAAGTTTTATTTCCTCAGAGTTGGCTATTGGCATGCATTTATCGTCTGAAACCTAGCTTCTTCAATTAAGCTCTGCCCTGGAGCCTTATTCACACTCATTGTCCTCATCAGTCTCCTCACCTCCCCTGCCTCCTCCCACCGTCCTGTTTCTGCATAAAGATTGGCTAACAACACATAATTCCCCGAGTTCCATGGCTCAAGATTGATAAGCTCTTTCAGAGCCACCTCAGCAATGCCGAGACCAGCATGGGCACGGCATGCACTTAACAGTGCTCCCCATATTGCAGCATTAGGCTTCATCGGAATCTCCTGAATCAGTGCATGTGCCTCCTCAAGAAGGCCAGACCTTCCAAGTAAATCCACCATACACCCATAATGCTCAATTGCTGGCTCAATACCATGCTCCAACTGCATGCTCTGGAAGATATCCCGTCCAACTTCCACTGCCCCAGCATGCACACAGCACCCAAGCACCCCCAAGAATGTCACAGCATTAGGCTCCATTCCTTGCCGCTGCATCTCTTGGAACAGTTCAATTCCCTCAACTCCATGGCCATTCAGTGAGAATCCGGTAATCATAGTGTTCCAGCTCACCACGCTCCGCTGGCGCATCCCCTCGAACACCTCCCTTGCGCTGGCAACATCACCGCACTTGCAGTACATATCCACCACCGCGTTAGCAACATGCACTGTACTTTCTAACAGCCCAGTCTTCCTCGCATACTCATGCGCCCACCTCCCTGCTCCAACATTTCCAGTCCTCCCACAGGCTGGGAGCACCGCTGCCAAGGTCCCATCATCCGGCGCCACCTCCCCTTCTCCGACCATCCCCTCCAAAAACCACACCGCCATGTCATCTCGTCCGCACCGTGCACACCCTGCGATCATAAGGTTCCAAGAAACCACGCTCCTCCTGGATCGCCTGTACCGCTGCATTTCCTCAAACaggtggcgcgcggctcggatGTCCCTGGCCTTGAGGCACGCCGTGATGAGCGTGTTGTACGCGACCGCGCACCTGTTCTTTTGGAGGATTTCGTCGAACAAGACGCGGACGTGGGGCAAAGGGTAGGGCTTGAGGAGCGCGAGGGAGATGGCGTGGTGGGAGAGGAAGCCGAGGCGGAGGAGCAGCGAGTGGAGTGCGGAGAGGAGCGGCAAGGAGGCGGCACAGCCGAGGACGGGCAGGAAGCTGAGGCGGTCGGGCgcgtggaggcggcggagggtgGAGAGGAGCCGGAAGGCgtcggccggcggggaggacgcGGAGAGGGCCTTGACGGCGGCGTTGAGGAGCGGGAGCGGGGGCGGGGGCtcgggagggaggaggcggaggaggggcagcgcgggcggtggcggcgaggaGAGGAGGAGCAGCGCCGCGAGGGAGTTGTGGTGCGGCGACGGCGGGGAGGCGGGGAGCGCGCGGCGGACGGCGAACGCAAGGAGCTCGAgcgggcgggcgcgcgcgtcCGGGCAGTGGTGGAGGAGGTGCAGCAGGCGCCGCTCCACCGTGCGGGGGTGCCACCCGTCGGGCGTGGTGATGGCGGAGGCGAAGGGCgtggggtcgccggcggcgggcggcatcGCCGACGGCGGGACGGCTGGCGATGGCCGTTTCAGTTTCGCGGGCAGCTGTGGGATCGCGCGGTTGTTTTGGTTGTGTGAAATGGGCCGTGGCGCGAAAGGCCGACTGGAGTTGGCCCATAGTGCGTGGGCTCACCGTGTGTGCATCGTGAGAGGACCGCGGCAATCCCTTACATGTAGGCCCATTAGATAAAATCTGACCATTGGACCCAGATGTCAGTCACCCGTGCCGTTTCTGTTCTGAACTCTCTACAGCTCTGCACATCCACCGCTCTTGCAAACCATTCTGGATACGGCCTGAGATAATCAAAGCAAGAGGTTTTCTATTGGCAAATTTTAAAAATGAAATGAACTGCCTGAATTCTGCATATTATTAAAATTCATCATATCATCCCAACAGAAATAACTTTTTCTTTCTCCATAGAAACCTAAGCAAAGTTCAGAGTTCGTGTTCACCAGTAAACAGCAGCAATTTTCAGAGCATGGGAAAGGCTTCTGTCCCACAGTCACAGCCTCACAGGTCGAGATTGCTGGAGAGGTACCAGGAGTGCATGGCATGGCTAGGCTGCCGAAGGACATGATGTTGGCCAGCGACGGCAGCCCGTGGATCATCCCAAACTTCCGGTTCCTCTTCGTCGTCTCTGAGTTCTTGGAGTACACAACCTCAGTGCCGATGCCGATGAGGTCCTTCTCCATCTTGTGCCTCTTCATCATCATCTGCACAAACCAAAGCAAATTGTTCGGAACAAGGGAAATAAACGATGCAACGAGTAATGCGAAACCAACCAACTAGAAAAGCATATTCCTTTTCCTTTTGGAGCTGACAAGGTCCCCTATCATACATTCCTACTCGAGTAGCACATTGGTGTTCTGAAATTTGAACTGCATTGCAGATTCGGAACAATCAGAACTTAGAAACAATCAGATGCTCAAATAGTTCACAGACACGGCCAGGCATATCATCTTGTTTTGTCAAATACCAAATTCCCTGTCTGCTCACATAACTTATCCACAACTATGCTTCTGACAAAGCTAGATTCTATCCTCCTGATGCTAGATTGCTAACTAAGAATCCAAACAAAGCGGAGCTGTTGATTAGACAAGAGTGTTATCTTCATGAATAGAATGTTCGGTGCCACCTGCTCATCTGTAATGGCTACAAAGGTACCTATGTCTGCTCTTGATTCTCACGAAAAAAAAACAAATCAATACATTCCTGTCATACCCACAGGAAATAGTACTCAAACTGCAACTGTGTCCTATGTAACAATTTAAATCTATATCAAAGTAACTTCCTTTTGCCTTGCATAGCTCAACTACCATCAGTGTAGTTAATGTAAAAAAATGCAGATAAACAGTACAACACACACAATTGTTATCATGCACTCAAACTATATACTACTGTGATTTTCTGTGTCATAAAAAGCTGAAGAGCATGATCGAAGTATTTTACCTCAATGGTCCTGGGCATGAAGCCCAGAAGGTTGGACAGGTTACAGCCAAGGGCCGAAACAAGGAATCCAAGCTGGTACATCGCTAGGTGGTTGATGCTGTCTTCCAGAGGTGCAGGTATGCAAATGCTGCCACAGATATAGCGGAACTCGCTGGTATCAACATGAAGTACGCCGGGTACATCTTTCCCTGCAGACTCCCAAACTGATGCCTCGGCAAGTACCTTAGGAATTCAAAAGATTCACCAAAACATGCCAAGGTTTATACAACATTCTAATAATGGAATAATCAATCTACACAGTGACACGTCTGCAAATGGTGCTACTGCAAGAACAATATATGCTATGCTTTACTTTTCAGGTGGACTTCTCAGTTCTCTCCATATAACAAGGTAATATGTGCACTGCACAAAAAATAAAATTGAAAGGATACTTAAACATGAGCAAAAGAATTTTTTTTCTAGACTCCAAGACTGCATCAAATATATTACTCCAAAGTTCAAACATGTAACAAACAAATAAAGGAACAGCCCTACTTGCTTGCAAAATTTCAGCAGTGGTGAGCTTTCAGAATGTTTAATGAGAGGATGGTGACTGAACTCATCATAATCTCCAAATTCATAATTATGTGGTCCTTATCAAACCTTAATTTATTAGATTAATTTTTAATCAGGACTACTAGTTACAAATTATTATGCTGATCCTGTGAATTCGTGGGATCCGAGCAATTAGAACTCTTGCTGCTTCTCATCTCACAAGCAAGCATGCTGAACATTCTTCCCAGAATGGGTGCCGTGTACTGACTGTTGCATGTGAAATTGAATTGCTGTTGACAGCAGAAACAGCAGCGTTTCAAGTTCATCCATCCCGTCCATGGGAGACATTGAGGCTTCGGCAAATTGGTAAGGAAGACGGAACCCATCTGACTCTACCCTGTCTGGAACCTTCTGCAAATTTGGTGACAGTGCGAGTGATGTGCCCTGTCGACGGCGGTTGGAGAAGAgccggggagagggagagaccgCGCGATGTGgccggggaggggaggggaacggCTCCGGCCGGCGGAAGCCATCGCCGCCGCTGCGGAGGTTCTATTCAGGTAGCCCCAGATATTTACAAAAATAGACACTGGTAATTTA
Above is a genomic segment from Panicum hallii strain FIL2 chromosome 8, PHallii_v3.1, whole genome shotgun sequence containing:
- the LOC112902112 gene encoding pentatricopeptide repeat-containing protein At1g09190-like, translated to MPPAAGDPTPFASAITTPDGWHPRTVERRLLHLLHHCPDARARPLELLAFAVRRALPASPPSPHHNSLAALLLLSSPPPPALPLLRLLPPEPPPPLPLLNAAVKALSASSPPADAFRLLSTLRRLHAPDRLSFLPVLGCAASLPLLSALHSLLLRLGFLSHHAISLALLKPYPLPHVRVLFDEILQKNRCAVAYNTLITACLKARDIRAARHLFEEMQRYRRSRRSVVSWNLMIAGCARCGRDDMAVWFLEGMVGEGEVAPDDGTLAAVLPACGRTGNVGAGRWAHEYARKTGLLESTVHVANAVVDMYCKCGDVASAREVFEGMRQRSVVSWNTMITGFSLNGHGVEGIELFQEMQRQGMEPNAVTFLGVLGCCVHAGAVEVGRDIFQSMQLEHGIEPAIEHYGCMVDLLGRSGLLEEAHALIQEIPMKPNAAIWGALLSACRAHAGLGIAEVALKELINLEPWNSGNYVLLANLYAETGRWEEAGEVRRLMRTMSVNKAPGQSLIEEARFQTINACQ
- the LOC112902122 gene encoding uncharacterized protein DDB_G0271670-like, whose protein sequence is MSAAAADAGGTGDSACSTPFVSAPSSPTRDRDAYLPHHAACFYSAPASPTRGGAKDFGAAAGLLDFDFDFSSRFPSPSAAAMSSADELFCNGQIRPVRLAAALLQPQQPHGGAKAAPGAAEEEEEEDGGGGIGAVPDERGRVRGRSVRRKARSMSPFRTHWRRSPAPAPQAPAPENEPAADEEQAAAVTPAASRSSSSSSTASSASSASSSSSSRGSRRWGGFLKDLLHRSKSDGGKTHHHSHLPTGPVPPTSPSPAAAPKRSPSPSPSPSPAATTTRTLGHRGGRRRSAHERLYEARRAEAEEMRRRTNLPYRQGFLLFGCIGLGHRSYGAVHGLARGLNAAAAVSSRS